One region of Quercus lobata isolate SW786 chromosome 2, ValleyOak3.0 Primary Assembly, whole genome shotgun sequence genomic DNA includes:
- the LOC115975910 gene encoding basic transcription factor 3-like isoform X1, translating to MFLGGKKGKKGIRHSSRRGHIYPLTSPVKPRELSFSCLRTAAAAFASTRFIFCLAYFITKTKMDRERLMKMAGAVRTGGKGSMRRKKKAIHRATTTDDKRLQSTLKRIGVNTIPAIEEVNIFKDDAVIQFLNPKVQASIAANTWVVSGSPQTKKLQDILPGIINQLGPDNLDNLRKLAEQFQKQQPPAGAQATQEEDDDEVPELVAGETFETAAEDGHTHTS from the exons ATGTTTCTTGGaggaaagaagggtaaaaaagGAATTAGGCATTCGAGTAGAAGAGGGCATATTTATCCCCTAACTTCGCCTGTCAAACCGAGAGAGCTCTCTTTCTCTTGCCTGCGTACTGCCGCGGCGGCTTTTGCTTCTACTCGTTTCATATTCTGCCTTGCATATTTTATTACCAAAACAAag ATGGACAGGGAGAGGCTCATGAAAATGGCTGGTGCCGTTCGTACTGGTGGAAAAGGAAGCATGAGAAG AAAAAAGAAGGCTATTCACAGAGCAACGACCACTGATGATAAAAGGCTTCAGAGTACGTTGAAGAGGATTGGTGTGAACACTATCCCAGCTATTGAAGAAGTTAACATTTTCAAGGATGATGCAGTCATCCAGTTTCTTAATCCCAAAG TTCAAGCTTCTATTGCTGCCAACACTTGGGTTGTTAGTGGTTCTCCTCAAACGAAAA AATTGCAAGATATTCTCCCAGGGATCATCAACCAACTAG GGCCAGATAACTTGGACAACCTAAGGAAGCTTGCGGAGCAGTTTCAGAAGCAGCAACCACCTGCTGGTGCACAAGCAACACAAGAAGAAGACGATGATGAAGTCCCAGAGCTTGTTGCTGGTGAAACATTTGAAACTGCTGCAGAAGATGGTCATACTCATACTTCTTAG
- the LOC115978066 gene encoding pentatricopeptide repeat-containing protein At1g31430-like produces MWAALIIGYVKSGLVVAARKLFDQMPMKNTVSWSAMITRYAQVGLFKEALELFNDMQVSGFWPNHAGIVGALTVCACLGALDQGRWIQAYVDINGMELDRVMGTTHIDMPSKSWSEQKCD; encoded by the exons ATGTGGGCTGCTTTGATTATTGGTTATGTAAAATCGGGACTAGTTGTGGCTGCACGGAAACTGTTTGATCAAATGCCCATGAAGAATACTGTTTCTTGGAGTGCGATGATAACTAGGTATGCACAAGTTGGGTTGTTCAAAGAGGCTTTGGAGCTTTTTAATGATATGcaggtttctgggttttggcCAAATCATGCTGGCATTGTGGGTGCACTCACTGTGTGTGCTTGTCTTGGCGCATTGGATCAGGGAAGGTGGATACAAGCATATGTGGATataaatggaatggaattagaTAGAGTGATGGGCACTACTCATATTGACAT GCCTAGCAAATCCTGGTCAGAGCAGAAGTGTGATTGA
- the LOC115966735 gene encoding protein MAIN-LIKE 1-like: MELRMDEEPEIVRPSSEDPSLLTRQRNHRSKDIWNGEDLGPLTCCGHAKEMSNITMQDNQVIDIIKLVGLEGLFRAPSKEIGHCLISALVERWQPKTHTFHLPHGEMSITLEDVEVIFKLPIDGEVLVGPIVVVDGNWRQMCKEFLGFGVPANDNKILVGRRILISRLVECIAEPLPHNATEIQIHQYARCYILALLGDKIFMDKLGDRVHLMFLEFLLNLRDPPQYS; the protein is encoded by the exons ATGGAGCTTCGGATGGATGAGGAGCCAGAGATCGTGCGCCCTAGTTCAGAAGATCCTTCATTGTTGACGCGACAACGAAATCATCGATCAAAGGACATTTGGAATGGCGAG GACCTTGGCCCACTTACGTGCTGTGGTCATGCTAAGGAGATGTCAAACATAACGATGCAAGATAATCAGGTGATTGACATTATTAAGTTGGTGGGGCTAGAAGGATTGTTTAGGGCCCCTTCCAAAGAGATAGGTCATTGCCTAATATCGGCCTTAGTTGAGCGATGGCAGCCAAAGACTCATACGTTCCATCTTCCACATGGTGAGATGTCAATCACCCTAGAAGATGTGGAGGTCATTTTCAAACTTCCTATAGACGGTGAGGTCTTGGTTGGGCCGATTGTTGTGGTGGATGGGAATTGGAGGCAAATGTGCAAGGAGTTTCTTGGTTTTGGAGTTCCAGCGAATGAcaacaaaattttggtgggCCGAAGAATTCTCATCAGTCGCCTTGTTGAGTGCATTGCAGAGCCATTACCTCATAACGCAACGGAGATTCAGATACATCAATATGCCCGATGCTATATTTTAGCGCTACTAGGGGATAAGATTTTCATGGACAAGTTGGGAGATAGGGTGCATTTGATGTTCTTGGAGTTCCTGCTGAACCTTCGTGATCCGCCACAATATAGTTAG